One Leptospira kirschneri serovar Cynopteri str. 3522 CT DNA segment encodes these proteins:
- a CDS encoding c-type cytochrome gives MNSKNMTLSILIALISLVLFLNCGDKSEKPVETTSAPIATETASTLSPELQKGQEIFLQNCSSCHGEKGAGDGAAAASLNPKPRNYKAPASQWKNGNTEAGILKTLNKGIPNSPMVAYKFLGDENLKLLAKYVVHLSQN, from the coding sequence ATGAACTCCAAAAATATGACTCTTTCCATCTTGATCGCTCTGATCTCTTTGGTTCTTTTTTTGAACTGCGGAGATAAGTCCGAAAAACCGGTTGAAACAACTTCCGCTCCTATTGCAACGGAAACTGCTTCAACTCTCAGCCCCGAACTTCAAAAAGGACAGGAAATCTTTTTGCAAAACTGTTCTTCCTGTCATGGCGAAAAAGGAGCGGGAGATGGAGCCGCTGCTGCAAGCCTCAATCCGAAACCTCGTAACTATAAGGCACCTGCCTCGCAGTGGAAAAACGGAAATACAGAGGCGGGAATTTTGAAAACCCTCAACAAAGGAATTCCAAACAGCCCGATGGTCGCTTACAAATTCTTAGGTGATGAAAATCTGAAACTACTTGCGAAGTACGTAGTTCATCTTTCTCAAAACTAA
- a CDS encoding STAS domain-containing protein yields MSEDFKIFVDLAVSVPIIHIEGEITSEADETILEKYESIPEGKRDRVILNFQGTSYINSAGIATLISLITKASEAKRKIEFAGLNEHFRKVMDIVGLADFVLIHNSLQEALK; encoded by the coding sequence ATGTCCGAAGACTTTAAAATTTTTGTAGATTTAGCCGTCTCTGTTCCGATCATCCATATCGAAGGAGAAATTACTTCGGAAGCAGACGAAACAATTCTAGAAAAATACGAATCCATTCCTGAAGGGAAACGGGATCGTGTAATTCTAAACTTCCAAGGTACGTCCTACATCAATTCAGCAGGTATTGCTACTCTCATCAGTTTAATTACAAAAGCTTCCGAAGCAAAAAGAAAAATCGAATTTGCAGGTCTAAACGAACATTTCAGAAAAGTGATGGACATCGTAGGATTGGCTGACTTCGTTCTAATTCACAACTCTCTCCAAGAAGCACTTAAATAA